A DNA window from Ornithinimicrobium humiphilum contains the following coding sequences:
- the nusG gene encoding transcription termination/antitermination protein NusG has translation MSDQTHEFDERQDAADTSVDESAQHQDDVEQTDDTAVDAAVTEPDTDEETADEADAPATDPLEEFKEVLRGKYGDWYVIHSYAGYENRVKHNLETRIQSLNMEDYIFEVEVPMEEVTEIKNGQRKLVRRVRMPGYVLVRMELTDESWGAVRHTPGVTGFVGNAHQPVPLSIDEVVSMLAPSFDTPAATTAARAAGGEGQAAAAQPEVEFEVGESVTVMEGPFETLPATISEIIPESHKLKVLVSIFGRETPVELSFNQVAKI, from the coding sequence ATGTCCGACCAGACCCATGAGTTCGACGAGCGCCAGGACGCCGCCGACACCTCCGTCGACGAGTCGGCCCAGCACCAGGACGACGTCGAGCAGACGGACGACACCGCGGTCGACGCCGCGGTGACCGAGCCCGACACCGACGAGGAGACCGCCGACGAGGCCGACGCGCCCGCGACCGACCCCCTGGAGGAGTTCAAGGAGGTCCTGCGCGGGAAGTACGGCGACTGGTACGTCATCCACTCCTACGCGGGCTACGAGAACCGGGTCAAGCACAACCTGGAGACCCGTATCCAGAGCCTGAACATGGAGGACTACATCTTCGAGGTGGAGGTCCCCATGGAGGAGGTCACCGAGATCAAGAACGGCCAGCGCAAGCTGGTCCGTCGGGTCCGGATGCCTGGATACGTGCTCGTCCGCATGGAGCTCACCGACGAGTCGTGGGGCGCCGTGCGCCACACGCCCGGCGTGACCGGCTTCGTCGGCAACGCCCACCAGCCCGTGCCGCTGTCGATCGACGAGGTCGTCAGCATGCTCGCCCCGAGCTTCGACACCCCTGCCGCCACCACGGCCGCCCGCGCCGCCGGCGGCGAGGGCCAGGCCGCTGCTGCGCAGCCCGAGGTCGAGTTCGAGGTCGGCGAGTCGGTCACCGTCATGGAGGGTCCGTTCGAGACCCTGCCCGCCACGATCTCCGAGATCATCCCCGAGAGCCACAAGCTCAAGGTCCTGGTCTCCATCTTCGGCCGCGAGACCCCCGTCGAGCTGTCGTTCAACCAGGTCGCCAAGATCTGA
- the secE gene encoding preprotein translocase subunit SecE encodes MANPAHDTEGVARSQPGSGLPPRPANFVEQVLAELRKVVQPTRQELITYTVVVFVFVCAIMGFIFGLDQIFKWLMGLVFGN; translated from the coding sequence GTGGCGAATCCGGCCCACGACACCGAGGGTGTCGCCCGCAGCCAGCCCGGTTCCGGGCTGCCGCCCCGTCCGGCGAACTTCGTCGAGCAGGTCCTGGCCGAGCTCCGCAAGGTTGTCCAGCCCACGCGCCAGGAGCTGATCACCTACACGGTGGTCGTCTTCGTCTTCGTGTGCGCCATCATGGGCTTCATCTTCGGTCTCGACCAGATCTTCAAGTGGTTGATGGGTCTCGTCTTCGGGAACTGA
- a CDS encoding pyridoxal phosphate-dependent aminotransferase, whose product MGRVTDQTRSRISRRIGSIAESATLAVDAKAKALKAEGRPVIGFGAGEPDFPTPDYIVEAAVEAARQPANHRYSPAGGLPDLKAAIAAKTLRDSGYAVEPAQVLVTNGGKQAVYNTFATLLDPGDEVILPTPYWTTYPEAIRLAGGEPVEVFAGADAGYLVTVEQLEAARTDRTKVLLFCSPSNPTGAVYPPEQVEAIGRWAVEHGIWVVTDEIYEHLLYDGAQAPSMPVLVPELADTCVVLNGVAKTYAMTGWRVGWMIGPKDVVKAATNLQSHATSNVANVSQRAAVAALQGSLDAVDEMRAAFDRRRRTMVEMLDAIEGVTCPVPQGAFYAYPSVEGLLGKEIRGRRPQTSAELAALILDEVEVAVVPGEAFGPSGYLRLSYALGDEDLKEGVGRIQALLGEAR is encoded by the coding sequence ATGGGCCGCGTGACCGACCAGACCCGCTCCCGCATCTCCCGTCGCATCGGCTCGATCGCCGAGTCCGCCACCCTCGCCGTGGACGCCAAGGCCAAGGCGCTCAAGGCCGAGGGACGGCCGGTCATCGGCTTCGGCGCCGGCGAGCCCGACTTCCCCACCCCCGACTACATCGTCGAGGCCGCGGTCGAGGCGGCGCGCCAGCCCGCCAACCACCGCTACTCCCCCGCCGGCGGCCTGCCCGACCTCAAGGCCGCCATCGCCGCCAAGACGCTCCGCGACTCCGGGTATGCCGTGGAGCCGGCCCAGGTGCTCGTCACCAACGGCGGCAAGCAGGCGGTCTACAACACCTTCGCGACGCTGCTCGACCCGGGCGACGAGGTCATCCTCCCGACGCCCTACTGGACGACCTACCCCGAGGCGATCCGCCTGGCCGGCGGCGAGCCGGTCGAGGTCTTCGCCGGGGCGGACGCCGGCTACCTCGTGACCGTGGAGCAGCTCGAGGCCGCCCGCACGGACCGCACCAAGGTGCTCCTCTTCTGCTCCCCGTCCAACCCGACCGGTGCGGTCTACCCGCCCGAGCAGGTCGAGGCGATCGGCCGCTGGGCCGTCGAGCACGGCATCTGGGTCGTCACCGACGAGATCTACGAGCACCTCCTCTACGACGGCGCGCAGGCGCCCTCCATGCCGGTCCTCGTGCCCGAGCTGGCCGACACCTGCGTCGTGCTCAACGGCGTCGCCAAGACCTACGCGATGACCGGCTGGCGCGTGGGCTGGATGATCGGCCCCAAGGACGTCGTCAAGGCCGCCACCAACCTGCAGAGCCACGCCACGTCCAACGTCGCCAACGTCTCCCAGCGGGCTGCCGTCGCGGCGCTGCAGGGCTCCCTGGACGCCGTCGACGAGATGCGCGCCGCCTTCGACCGTCGCCGCCGCACCATGGTCGAGATGCTGGACGCGATCGAGGGCGTGACCTGCCCGGTGCCGCAGGGCGCCTTCTACGCCTACCCCTCGGTCGAGGGCCTGCTGGGCAAGGAGATCCGGGGCCGCCGCCCGCAGACCTCCGCCGAGCTCGCGGCGCTCATCCTCGACGAGGTCGAGGTCGCCGTGGTCCCGGGCGAGGCCTTCGGTCCCAGCGGCTACCTGCGCCTGTCCTACGCCCTCGGCGACGAGGACCTGAAGGAGGGCGTGGGCCGCATCCAGGCCCTCCTCGGCGAGGCTCGCTGA
- the argG gene encoding argininosuccinate synthase has translation MSKVLTSIPVGERVGIAFSGGLDTSVAVAWMREKGAVPCTYTAHIGQYDEPDIDGVPGRAQEYGAELARLVDCRPALVEEGLVALACGAFHIRSGGRTYFNTTPLGRAVTGTMLIQAMKADDVHIWGDGSTYKGNDIERFYRYGLLANPQLRIYKPWLDEAFVDELGGRDEMSQWLTERDLPYRASKEKAYSTDANIWGATHEAKRLEHLDTGIEIVEPIMGVRFWDPEVEIPTEDVTITFRDGRPVAIDGDDFAGDPVALVMKANEIGGRHGLGMADQIENRIIEAKSRGIYEAPGMALLHIVYERLVNAIHNEDTIAAYHQQGRRLGRLMYEGRWLDPQALMIRESLQRWVASAVTGSVTLRLRRGEDYSIVDTTGDHFSYHPDKLSMERVANAAFGPTDRIGQLTMRNLDIADSRARLEQYVSMGLLGNGDSGAVSALGMATTKLVGHLEAGGADSIAGGVGPTDEEQEALDRAAMEFGTD, from the coding sequence ATGTCCAAGGTCTTGACGAGCATCCCTGTCGGCGAACGCGTCGGGATCGCCTTCTCCGGCGGTCTCGACACCTCCGTGGCGGTCGCCTGGATGCGAGAGAAGGGCGCCGTGCCCTGCACCTACACGGCACACATCGGCCAGTACGACGAGCCCGACATCGACGGCGTCCCGGGCCGCGCGCAGGAGTACGGCGCCGAGCTGGCCCGCCTGGTCGACTGCCGCCCCGCGCTGGTGGAGGAGGGCCTGGTCGCTCTCGCCTGCGGCGCCTTCCACATCCGCTCCGGCGGCCGCACCTACTTCAACACCACGCCGCTGGGCCGCGCCGTCACCGGCACGATGCTCATCCAGGCGATGAAGGCCGACGACGTCCACATCTGGGGCGACGGCTCGACCTACAAGGGCAACGACATCGAGCGGTTCTACCGCTACGGCCTGCTCGCCAACCCCCAGCTGCGCATCTACAAGCCGTGGCTGGACGAGGCCTTCGTCGACGAGCTCGGCGGCCGTGACGAGATGAGCCAGTGGCTCACCGAGCGCGACCTGCCCTACCGCGCCAGCAAGGAGAAGGCCTACTCCACCGACGCGAACATCTGGGGTGCCACCCACGAGGCCAAGCGCCTCGAGCACCTCGACACCGGCATCGAGATCGTCGAGCCGATCATGGGCGTGCGCTTCTGGGACCCCGAGGTGGAGATCCCCACCGAGGACGTCACGATCACCTTCCGCGACGGCCGGCCGGTCGCCATCGACGGCGACGACTTCGCCGGCGACCCGGTCGCGCTGGTCATGAAGGCCAACGAGATCGGCGGCCGGCACGGCCTCGGCATGGCCGACCAGATCGAGAACCGCATCATCGAGGCCAAGTCGCGCGGCATCTACGAGGCGCCGGGCATGGCGCTGCTGCACATCGTCTACGAGCGGCTCGTCAACGCGATCCACAACGAGGACACCATCGCGGCCTACCACCAGCAGGGCCGCCGCCTGGGCCGGCTCATGTACGAGGGCCGCTGGCTCGACCCGCAGGCGCTGATGATCCGCGAGTCGCTGCAGCGCTGGGTGGCCTCGGCCGTCACCGGCTCGGTGACCCTGCGGCTGCGCCGCGGCGAGGACTACTCGATCGTCGACACCACGGGTGATCACTTCTCCTACCACCCGGACAAGTTGTCGATGGAGCGCGTCGCCAACGCCGCCTTCGGCCCGACCGACCGCATCGGCCAGCTGACCATGCGCAACCTCGACATCGCCGACTCGCGCGCCCGCCTGGAGCAGTACGTCTCCATGGGCCTGCTGGGCAACGGCGACTCCGGGGCGGTCTCCGCCCTGGGCATGGCCACCACCAAGCTGGTGGGCCACCTGGAGGCCGGCGGCGCCGACTCGATCGCCGGGGGCGTGGGCCCGACCGACGAGGAGCAGGAGGCGCTGGACCGTGCCGCCATGGAGTTCGGCACCGACTGA
- a CDS encoding ABC transporter permease: MNLTVSRLALQALVGQRRGLVLVALPVLLVLLATLVRMLTQEPISARLVLVEVGLAVVVPLVSLLAANGVLGPEIDDGSVVYLLATPVRRTTMAASKWATAAGVSVVLSAGGLAGAALAGGVSNRWVLGSAVGGAVGALLYTALFTAMSAATRHGMIAGLIYALVLERALGSLLTGLRHVSVQSFTQRITEAVADIDLPVSDLGLTYALVAAVVVLVGGIGMAGWRLARFQLKGDE, encoded by the coding sequence ATGAACCTCACCGTCAGCCGCCTCGCCCTCCAGGCCCTCGTCGGACAGCGTCGCGGGCTCGTACTCGTCGCCCTGCCCGTCCTCCTGGTGCTGCTCGCCACGCTCGTGCGGATGCTCACGCAGGAGCCGATCAGCGCCCGGCTCGTCCTCGTCGAGGTCGGGCTCGCGGTCGTCGTGCCCCTCGTGTCGCTGCTGGCCGCCAACGGTGTCCTCGGGCCCGAGATCGACGACGGCTCGGTCGTCTACCTGCTGGCCACCCCGGTCCGGCGCACGACCATGGCCGCCTCGAAGTGGGCCACCGCGGCCGGGGTCTCCGTCGTCCTCAGCGCCGGCGGGCTCGCCGGTGCGGCGCTGGCCGGGGGCGTGAGCAACCGGTGGGTGCTCGGCTCCGCCGTGGGCGGGGCCGTCGGGGCGCTGCTCTACACCGCGCTGTTCACCGCGATGTCCGCGGCGACCCGCCACGGGATGATCGCGGGCCTGATCTACGCCCTCGTCCTGGAGCGGGCGCTGGGGTCGCTGCTCACCGGTCTGCGCCACGTCTCGGTGCAGTCGTTCACCCAGCGCATCACCGAGGCGGTCGCGGACATCGACCTGCCGGTGTCGGACCTCGGCCTGACCTACGCCCTCGTCGCGGCGGTCGTGGTCCTCGTCGGCGGGATCGGCATGGCCGGCTGGCGCCTCGCCCGGTTCCAGCTCAAGGGCGACGAGTGA
- a CDS encoding ABC transporter ATP-binding protein, translated as MTDLVLDDVSRWYGNVVAVNDVSMTIGPGVTGLLGPNGAGKSTLIALMSGFLAPSAGAVTLDGQPVWRNPSVYSRLGLVPEREVSFSYLTGRQLVQASAELHRLRDPRTATRRALEEVDLVDAADRAISTYSKGMRQRAKLASALVHEPEVLLLDEPFNGVDPRQRMHLMELLTRMGEAGRTVLFSSHILEEVEHIARHVEVVVSGRHAASGDFGAIRRLMTDRPTRYTVRSSDDRRLAAALMAHPGVRGVGLEAPTGATELHVEVTDMGAFARALPALARSEGITVRELTPTDESLESVFTYLVQS; from the coding sequence ATGACCGACCTCGTGCTCGACGACGTGAGCCGCTGGTACGGCAACGTCGTGGCCGTCAACGACGTCTCGATGACCATCGGCCCCGGCGTCACCGGCCTGCTCGGCCCCAACGGCGCCGGCAAGTCCACGCTCATCGCGCTGATGTCGGGCTTCCTGGCCCCGTCCGCGGGCGCCGTCACCCTCGACGGCCAGCCGGTCTGGCGCAACCCCTCGGTCTACTCCCGGCTCGGCCTCGTGCCGGAGCGGGAGGTGAGCTTCTCCTACCTCACTGGGCGGCAACTGGTGCAGGCCAGCGCCGAGCTGCACCGCCTCCGGGACCCGCGCACCGCGACCCGGCGCGCGCTGGAGGAGGTCGACCTCGTCGACGCCGCCGACCGGGCGATCAGCACCTACTCCAAGGGGATGCGGCAGCGCGCCAAGCTGGCCAGCGCCCTCGTCCACGAGCCCGAGGTGCTCCTGCTCGACGAGCCGTTCAACGGCGTCGACCCGCGGCAGCGGATGCACCTCATGGAGCTGCTGACCCGCATGGGGGAGGCCGGGCGGACCGTCCTCTTCTCCAGCCACATCCTCGAGGAGGTCGAGCACATCGCCCGCCACGTCGAGGTGGTCGTCTCCGGCCGGCACGCCGCCAGCGGCGACTTCGGCGCCATCCGCCGGCTCATGACCGACCGGCCCACCCGCTACACCGTGCGCAGCAGCGACGACCGACGGCTCGCGGCCGCGCTCATGGCCCACCCCGGCGTCCGGGGCGTCGGCCTCGAGGCGCCGACCGGCGCGACCGAGCTGCACGTCGAGGTCACCGACATGGGGGCCTTCGCCCGCGCGCTCCCCGCGCTCGCCCGCAGCGAGGGCATCACCGTCCGCGAGCTCACCCCCACCGACGAGTCGCTCGAGTCGGTCTTCACCTACCTGGTGCAGTCATGA
- a CDS encoding ABC transporter ATP-binding protein produces MYIPTLRRASSRHGGQHPRRHPATVARVLPMGVLETRSLTKRYGTGAVAALDDLTVDVGTGVTGLVGANGAGKSTLIKILLGLLPPTSGEARVLDHDIRTEGEAIRTVVGYMPEHDCLPPDMRAIDFVVHMGQVSGLPAAAARERAADVLRHVGLAEERYRLMGGYSTGMKQRAKLAQALVHDPRLVMLDEPTNGLDPAARDDMLALVRRIGHDFGIPVLVTSHLLGELERISDHVVVLDSGRLLRSEATSAFLGDTGVVLVEVLGDPDADGTDAQTRMGQALAARGVTCRPRGGLIEVDPPDVRPEGAAAARDALRDLVRDTAADLGVGLVRVQPQTGRLEDVFRDGGAR; encoded by the coding sequence ATGTATATCCCGACCCTCCGGCGAGCCTCCTCCCGACACGGGGGCCAGCACCCCAGACGACACCCAGCGACCGTGGCTAGGGTCCTGCCCATGGGCGTTCTCGAGACCCGCTCCCTCACGAAGCGGTACGGCACCGGAGCGGTCGCGGCCCTCGACGACCTCACGGTGGACGTCGGCACCGGTGTCACCGGGCTGGTCGGCGCCAACGGCGCCGGCAAGTCGACGCTCATCAAGATCCTCCTCGGGCTGCTGCCCCCGACGTCGGGGGAGGCCCGCGTGCTCGACCACGACATCCGCACCGAGGGCGAGGCCATCCGGACCGTGGTCGGCTACATGCCCGAGCACGACTGCCTGCCGCCCGACATGCGGGCCATCGACTTCGTCGTGCACATGGGTCAGGTCTCCGGCCTGCCCGCCGCGGCCGCCCGGGAGCGCGCGGCGGACGTGCTGCGCCACGTGGGGCTGGCCGAGGAGCGCTACCGGCTCATGGGCGGCTACTCCACGGGTATGAAGCAGCGCGCCAAGCTCGCCCAGGCCCTCGTCCACGACCCGCGGCTGGTGATGCTCGACGAGCCCACCAACGGCCTCGACCCGGCGGCCCGCGACGACATGCTGGCCCTGGTGCGACGCATCGGGCACGACTTCGGCATCCCGGTGCTCGTCACGAGCCACCTGCTCGGCGAGCTGGAGCGCATCAGCGACCACGTCGTCGTCCTCGACTCCGGCCGGCTGCTCCGGTCCGAGGCCACCTCGGCCTTCCTCGGTGACACGGGGGTCGTCCTGGTCGAGGTCCTCGGCGACCCAGACGCCGACGGCACCGACGCCCAGACCCGGATGGGACAGGCGCTCGCCGCCCGCGGTGTCACCTGCCGCCCCCGGGGCGGTCTGATCGAGGTCGACCCGCCCGACGTCCGACCCGAGGGGGCCGCCGCGGCGCGTGACGCCCTGCGCGACCTCGTCCGCGACACCGCGGCCGACCTCGGGGTGGGCCTGGTGCGCGTCCAGCCGCAGACCGGCCGGCTCGAGGACGTCTTCCGCGACGGAGGTGCCCGATGA
- a CDS encoding adenosine deaminase — MTAPSPDRPADASVRSVAALPKAHLHLHFTGSMRISTLRELADKHGLRLPPALTTSWPPQLSARDERGWFRFQRLYDAARACVRNEEDMRRIVREAAEDDAAEGSRWLEIQVDPTSYAPFVGGITPAIELVLDEARAAGERTGTQVAVVVAASRMRHPLEARTLARLAARHAGEGAGSVVGFGLSNDERRGMTEDFAAAFRIARRAGLASVPHAGELLGPDHVDVALEHLGPDRLGHGVRSAEDERVLRRVVEQQVTLEVCPSSNVALGVYGSPAEVPLRRLLDSGARVALGADDPLLFGSRLAEQYTLAREAHGLDDAALARLARGSIEGSRAPEETKRELLAQIDRWLASPPTDADPAESPS; from the coding sequence ATGACCGCACCCTCCCCCGACCGTCCGGCCGACGCCTCCGTCCGCTCGGTGGCCGCGCTGCCCAAGGCGCACCTGCACCTGCACTTCACCGGGTCGATGCGGATCTCGACGCTGCGCGAGCTCGCGGACAAGCACGGGCTGCGCCTGCCGCCGGCGCTCACCACCAGCTGGCCGCCGCAGCTCAGCGCCCGGGACGAGCGGGGGTGGTTCCGCTTCCAGCGGCTCTACGACGCGGCACGCGCGTGCGTGCGCAACGAGGAGGACATGCGGCGGATCGTCCGCGAGGCCGCCGAGGACGACGCGGCCGAGGGCTCACGCTGGCTGGAGATCCAGGTCGACCCGACGTCCTACGCCCCCTTCGTCGGCGGCATCACGCCGGCGATCGAGCTCGTGCTCGACGAGGCCCGTGCGGCCGGGGAGCGCACGGGGACCCAGGTCGCGGTCGTGGTCGCGGCGAGCCGGATGCGGCACCCCCTCGAGGCCCGCACCCTGGCCCGGTTGGCCGCCCGTCACGCGGGCGAGGGCGCCGGGTCGGTGGTCGGCTTCGGGCTGAGCAACGACGAGCGGCGCGGGATGACCGAGGACTTCGCCGCCGCCTTCCGCATCGCCCGCCGCGCCGGGCTGGCGAGCGTCCCCCACGCCGGGGAGCTCCTCGGGCCCGACCACGTGGACGTCGCGCTGGAGCACCTGGGCCCGGACCGCCTCGGGCACGGCGTCCGCTCCGCCGAGGACGAGCGCGTGCTGCGCCGCGTGGTGGAGCAGCAGGTCACCCTGGAGGTCTGCCCGTCGAGCAACGTCGCCCTCGGGGTCTACGGCTCCCCGGCCGAGGTGCCGCTACGGCGCCTCCTGGACTCCGGTGCCCGCGTGGCCCTGGGCGCGGACGACCCGCTGCTCTTCGGGAGCCGCCTGGCCGAGCAGTACACCCTCGCCCGCGAGGCCCACGGCCTCGACGACGCCGCGCTGGCGCGACTGGCCCGAGGCTCGATCGAGGGCTCCCGCGCCCCGGAGGAGACCAAGCGCGAGCTGCTGGCCCAGATCGACCGTTGGCTCGCCTCTCCCCCGACCGACGCGGACCCCGCCGAGTCGCCTTCCTGA
- a CDS encoding UDP-N-acetylmuramate dehydrogenase: protein MTSLSELTTMRVGGPPRRLVTVTTEAELVEAVRGVDAAGEPLLVVGGGSNLLVSDEGFEGTVVLVRTRGLEVPHDSACGGVSVTVAAGEVWDDVVAEAVERGWSGIEALSGIPGATGATPVQNVGAYGQEVGQTIAQVRVWDRSEARIRTLFATDLRFSYRHSVLKESMLGPDAPAGAVTPRHVVLSVTFSLRPTELSQPIGYAALADGLGVELGSRVPLARAREAVLAQRRQRGMVLDAPDHDTWSCGSFFTNPILTQEQMAAVRERAAARLGADGPRPPEFPDPDGAFVKTSAAWLIDKAGFGKGYGTRDGRPAGLSTKHTLALTNRGSARAEDVLALAREIRDGVEEAFGVRLVNEPVLVGLEL from the coding sequence ATGACGTCGCTCTCCGAGCTGACCACCATGCGCGTCGGCGGGCCGCCCCGGCGGCTCGTGACCGTCACCACCGAGGCCGAGCTCGTCGAGGCCGTGCGCGGGGTCGACGCCGCGGGCGAGCCGCTGCTCGTCGTCGGCGGCGGGTCCAACCTGCTGGTCTCCGACGAGGGCTTCGAGGGCACGGTGGTGCTGGTCCGCACCCGTGGCCTCGAGGTGCCGCACGACAGCGCCTGCGGCGGGGTCAGCGTGACCGTGGCCGCCGGCGAGGTGTGGGACGACGTCGTGGCCGAGGCCGTCGAGCGCGGCTGGTCGGGCATCGAGGCGCTCTCCGGCATCCCGGGAGCCACCGGCGCGACCCCGGTGCAGAACGTCGGCGCCTACGGCCAGGAGGTCGGTCAGACGATCGCGCAGGTGCGGGTCTGGGACCGCTCCGAGGCGCGCATCCGGACGCTCTTCGCCACCGACCTGCGCTTCTCCTACCGGCACTCGGTCCTCAAGGAGTCGATGCTCGGGCCGGACGCGCCCGCAGGGGCGGTGACGCCGCGCCACGTCGTGCTCTCGGTGACCTTCTCGCTGCGCCCGACCGAGCTCTCCCAGCCGATCGGCTACGCCGCGCTGGCCGACGGCCTCGGGGTCGAGCTGGGGTCCCGGGTCCCGCTGGCCCGGGCCCGCGAGGCCGTGCTCGCCCAGCGCCGTCAGCGCGGGATGGTCCTCGACGCCCCCGACCACGACACCTGGAGCTGCGGCTCGTTCTTCACCAACCCGATCCTCACGCAGGAGCAGATGGCCGCCGTCCGCGAGCGCGCCGCGGCCAGGCTCGGAGCAGACGGACCGAGGCCCCCCGAGTTCCCCGACCCGGACGGCGCGTTCGTCAAGACCTCGGCCGCCTGGCTCATCGACAAGGCGGGCTTCGGCAAGGGCTACGGCACGCGCGACGGCCGGCCGGCGGGTTTGTCGACGAAGCACACGCTGGCCCTGACCAACCGCGGCTCGGCCCGCGCCGAGGACGTCCTCGCGCTCGCGCGGGAGATCCGCGACGGTGTCGAGGAGGCCTTCGGTGTGCGGCTCGTCAACGAGCCGGTGCTCGTCGGTCTCGAGCTCTAG
- a CDS encoding MaoC/PaaZ C-terminal domain-containing protein encodes MSATTDPAALTRTVTVDRARLVAYADASGDQNPIHQDAEVARSVGLEDVIAHGMWTMGAALDAVTAYAGGDPGRVLSCATRFTGMVVVPEGETVEVQVEGAVKKVDEEAGTETVELTVTCGGQKVLGRCQAVVRV; translated from the coding sequence ATGAGCGCCACCACCGACCCGGCCGCCCTGACGCGGACGGTGACCGTCGACCGCGCCCGCCTCGTGGCCTACGCCGACGCCTCGGGCGACCAGAACCCCATCCACCAGGACGCCGAGGTCGCGCGCTCCGTCGGGCTCGAGGACGTCATCGCCCACGGCATGTGGACGATGGGTGCGGCGCTGGACGCGGTCACGGCCTACGCCGGCGGGGATCCCGGGCGCGTCCTGTCCTGCGCCACGCGCTTCACCGGGATGGTCGTCGTGCCCGAGGGCGAGACCGTCGAGGTCCAGGTCGAGGGCGCCGTGAAGAAGGTCGACGAGGAGGCCGGCACCGAGACCGTGGAGCTGACCGTCACCTGCGGCGGGCAGAAGGTCCTCGGGCGGTGCCAGGCCGTGGTCCGGGTATGA
- a CDS encoding FAS1-like dehydratase domain-containing protein, with protein sequence MALNPDYAGRVYPPAGPFPVTREEIAAFADAVGSTVAAHRDPEAARALGYADVVAPPTFAVRIAQQCEAQLVTDPGAGIDFARVVHGDESFVHHRPVVAGDVLTGVLHVDRMREAGGHGMVTTRVELSDADGAPVTTVTSTIVVRGES encoded by the coding sequence ATGGCCCTCAACCCCGACTACGCCGGTCGTGTCTACCCGCCGGCGGGCCCGTTCCCCGTCACCCGCGAGGAGATCGCCGCCTTCGCCGACGCGGTCGGCTCCACCGTCGCGGCCCACCGCGACCCGGAGGCCGCCCGCGCGCTCGGCTACGCCGACGTCGTGGCCCCGCCGACCTTCGCGGTCCGGATCGCGCAGCAGTGCGAGGCCCAGCTGGTCACCGACCCCGGGGCCGGCATCGACTTCGCCCGCGTCGTGCACGGCGACGAATCGTTCGTCCACCACCGCCCCGTCGTCGCCGGGGACGTGCTCACCGGCGTGCTGCACGTGGACCGCATGCGCGAGGCCGGCGGTCACGGCATGGTCACCACCCGTGTCGAGCTGTCGGACGCCGACGGGGCCCCCGTCACCACCGTGACGTCCACGATCGTCGTGCGAGGAGAGAGCTGA
- the rpmG gene encoding 50S ribosomal protein L33, which translates to MAGKSQDVRPKITLACTECKERNYITKKNRRNNPDRLEMAKFCPRCGKHTAHRETR; encoded by the coding sequence ATGGCCGGCAAGTCCCAGGACGTTCGCCCGAAGATCACCCTGGCATGCACGGAGTGCAAGGAGCGCAACTACATCACCAAGAAGAACCGTCGGAACAACCCCGACCGGCTCGAGATGGCGAAGTTCTGCCCGCGCTGCGGCAAGCACACCGCGCACCGCGAGACCCGCTGA